A single region of the Opitutus sp. genome encodes:
- a CDS encoding IS21 family transposase: MINYELYCRIKQAEAAGHSAPQITRSLQLHVQTVRRWQAQEKYARSQAAQVPRPSKLDVHKPAIARWLEAHPFTAMQLWQKVRERGYTGGYSILKDYVRRVRPRNLEAFLTLKFAPGQTAQVDWGSFGSVEVDGTRRALSFFVMVLGYSRFLHVEFTLGQGQEWWLGCHRRAFEKLGGVPREVMVDNCKTAVLSHVPGTDPVYNAQYLDFARHYGFTIKACGPGHPQSKGMVENAVGYVKKSFLGGRQMNGFTELGPAASLWLETVANVRVHAETQGRPVDRLPEERAALLPLNPVASPAVRTLSVRASRRCRVSIETNRYSVPTKFAGALLTAQIEGAQVRFYADRTLVAEHARSFARRADVENPEHVRELEERKRQGARQRLRLRFLELSPAAPAYQRGLEERRLNAGHHLATIVGLVALYGTEAVGRAIESAHELGAYSSDYILNLLEQRARALPQAGPIHLTRADALAALELELRPPDLSPYTQ; the protein is encoded by the coding sequence GTGATCAATTACGAACTGTATTGCCGGATAAAACAGGCGGAGGCTGCCGGTCACAGTGCGCCGCAAATCACCCGCTCGCTCCAGTTGCACGTGCAGACGGTGAGGCGCTGGCAGGCGCAGGAAAAGTACGCGCGCAGCCAGGCCGCGCAGGTGCCTAGGCCAAGCAAGCTCGACGTGCACAAGCCGGCGATCGCGCGGTGGCTGGAGGCCCATCCGTTCACCGCCATGCAGCTCTGGCAAAAGGTGCGCGAGCGGGGGTACACGGGCGGGTATTCAATTTTGAAAGACTACGTGCGGCGGGTGCGGCCGAGGAACCTGGAGGCGTTTCTTACCCTCAAGTTTGCCCCCGGCCAGACCGCGCAGGTGGACTGGGGCAGCTTTGGCTCGGTGGAGGTGGACGGCACCCGGCGGGCTTTAAGTTTTTTCGTCATGGTTTTGGGCTACAGCCGGTTCCTGCATGTGGAATTTACCCTCGGGCAGGGCCAGGAGTGGTGGCTGGGCTGTCACCGGCGCGCCTTTGAAAAACTCGGCGGGGTGCCGCGCGAGGTGATGGTCGATAACTGCAAGACGGCCGTCCTCTCGCATGTGCCCGGGACCGACCCGGTGTACAACGCCCAGTACCTGGACTTTGCCCGGCACTACGGGTTTACGATAAAAGCGTGCGGGCCGGGGCATCCGCAGTCCAAGGGCATGGTGGAAAACGCGGTGGGTTACGTGAAAAAAAGCTTCCTTGGCGGGAGGCAGATGAATGGGTTTACCGAGCTGGGGCCGGCCGCCAGCTTGTGGCTGGAAACGGTGGCCAACGTGCGCGTGCACGCTGAAACCCAGGGCCGGCCGGTGGACCGGCTGCCCGAGGAGCGCGCTGCGCTCCTGCCGCTTAACCCGGTGGCCAGTCCGGCGGTGCGCACCTTAAGCGTGCGGGCGTCGCGGCGGTGCCGGGTGAGTATCGAAACGAACCGCTACTCGGTGCCCACGAAGTTTGCCGGGGCGCTACTCACCGCGCAGATCGAGGGGGCGCAGGTGAGGTTTTATGCGGACCGCACCCTGGTGGCCGAGCATGCCCGCAGTTTTGCCCGCCGCGCCGATGTGGAAAACCCCGAGCATGTGCGCGAACTCGAGGAGCGCAAACGGCAGGGGGCGCGGCAGCGCCTGCGGCTACGGTTTTTGGAACTGAGCCCGGCGGCACCCGCCTACCAACGGGGGCTGGAGGAGCGCCGGCTCAACGCGGGACACCACCTGGCGACTATCGTGGGTTTGGTGGCCCTGTATGGAACGGAGGCAGTCGGCCGGGCGATCGAAAGCGCCCATGAACTCGGCGCCTACTCCAGCGATTACATCCTCAACTTGCTCGAACAACGCGCGCGGGCCTTGCCGCAAGCCGGGCCGATCCACCTCACCCGCGCCGACGCGTTGGCCGCACTGGAACTCGAACTGCGTCCCCCGGATTTAAGCCCCTATACCCAATGA
- a CDS encoding ATP-binding protein, whose amino-acid sequence MKTEPEKPDLLKDQLKYLKLGYLLRHHGELTAEAAKARCSHAEFLRRLVQAETQDRQIRALERRIQAARFPVKKTVDQFQWDWPKELNEAQVRHLFELGFVKERTNAVFCGGVGLGKTHLASALGYAACQAGYTVLFTTAVDAINALVTAQSLHRLQAELKRYMTPAVLVLDEVGYLPLDKSGADLLFQIVSQRYERGSLIVTTNKAYKHWAGIFNNDAGITAAILDRLLHRAQTVVIEGKSYRMKDRLADEPAS is encoded by the coding sequence ATGAAAACAGAACCCGAAAAACCCGATTTATTAAAAGACCAGCTCAAGTATCTGAAACTCGGTTACCTGTTGCGTCACCACGGCGAACTGACGGCCGAGGCGGCCAAGGCGCGCTGTTCGCACGCCGAATTTTTACGCCGACTGGTGCAGGCCGAGACCCAGGACCGCCAGATCCGGGCGCTGGAGCGGCGTATCCAGGCGGCGCGCTTCCCGGTCAAGAAAACCGTCGACCAGTTCCAGTGGGACTGGCCCAAGGAGTTGAACGAAGCGCAGGTGCGGCACCTCTTCGAACTGGGCTTTGTCAAGGAGCGCACCAACGCGGTGTTTTGCGGTGGTGTGGGGCTTGGGAAGACACATCTCGCGAGCGCGTTGGGCTACGCGGCCTGCCAGGCGGGTTACACGGTGCTGTTTACGACGGCGGTGGACGCGATCAACGCCCTGGTCACCGCCCAGTCCCTGCACCGGTTGCAAGCCGAGTTGAAGCGTTACATGACCCCTGCGGTGCTCGTGCTCGATGAGGTCGGCTACCTGCCGCTCGACAAGTCGGGGGCCGACCTGCTCTTCCAGATCGTCAGCCAACGCTACGAACGCGGCTCGCTGATCGTCACCACCAACAAGGCCTACAAACACTGGGCAGGGATCTTTAACAACGACGCTGGCATCACCGCGGCGATCCTGGACCGCCTACTGCACCGGGCCCAGACCGTCGTCATCGAGGGCAAATCCTACCGCATGAAAGACCGCCTGGCCGACGAACCTGCAAGCTGA